The genomic stretch aataataaaagacacacaggtcaaaaaaaaaagtcccagaCACGGGATGGGACTTAAACCAATGCGATTCAGTGTTATGTTTCACAAAAAGAGGTCTAAGGAAAACATCAAATAAGGAAAATCAAAGTGCTTGAGATTAGTAAGTTAAAACGGTGCAGTTTCTTATCATTGttgttctgttttcttttgtgaACAGTCAGAGGGGGTCCTTAAAAGGCCTATCAATGTGGTTTTTGGAATATTCATATCCTACGTTAAGGTTGTGAAGGTTTCAGGTTCGCCCTTGGTGAAGAGATTACAAGTTCAAAGAGGTTAAACGTCAGTTCAGAGTCAGAAAAAAAAGCCCTGGGGCACTTCTTCACCCAAAGTTAAAGTGCATCCCCCCTTCATCCAGCCAAACAAATCCCAGCGTTCCTGGAAGAAAAAACTGGTCTAGGAACAAAAAGCAGGTCAAGACTCCCAATGGCTGAATTTAAGGGAACAGATCCACAGGAACCAATGAGAGCAGAACTTCACAAATGTAACACCTCAGCAAGTTCTGAGGTCTTCAAGTCTTGAGAACAGAGAGGAACACAATTTAACCATCATCTTCAGTCTTTTAAAACCATCACATAGAGTAAAATCAACACGGAGGGGTGGGTCTGTAATTGTGGTCCAAGTGGTAAATGAAGGGGCAGCAGCAGCGATGCCAttcatcaaaataaataaatagaacatCTTCCATACTCTCCCAAAGTGATCTTCACTGGATAGAGCCTTCAAAGAAGGATAAGTGCCTGGATGGATGGAGCATCCCAACtatcttcttcatcttctgtGGCCCAATAGCAGCCACACACAGGAAAagaatgagtgaaagagagaaaaacagacaagAAGAGGGAGAACTACACGCtcaaaagtcacttgactgcaaaattttttttttcattaaaaagggAAAGTCCTGATCCTTCTGCACAGTGACAGCCCCACTCTGTGGAGGGTGCCTATATCCAAGGACATAGTAAATGTAAATCGAAACGTAAGATATGTGAAATTTGTGTGAGGGGTTTAAGCTGTGAGAGGTTTGTAGTAACAAATGTATGTGATGTGGACAATCAGCTGTGTGAAACGTGGAGATATagctgaggttttttttctcaTCACCAAATGAACTTCAGTGCAGTGGATGACCAAAAGTTCTGTTGCCAAGGAGAGTGGACGGTTTGTAGTTAGTATTTAATGCATTCTGGATTTTTGTTTATGGTCAGCATTTGACATTTTGCAGCCCAATTTCCCCATTatcagtttaataataataagaagaagaagaagaacaacaacACACTTGTGCATGTATGCACATTCAACAACATCCTCAAATTCGATGGAGGAAAGAGGATTCCACTTGACCAATTGCAAAGTGCGGAAATTTAACGTCGAACCCTGGAAAAACTaagtgtcctgtgtgtgtgtgtgtgtgtgtgtgtgtctgaacagCACCTCTCTCACAGTGTCTGTGGCTCTGAGGGGACAGCGTGTGGGCTCTGAGGTGGTGAGTTCGGGGGCGAGTGCAGCAGAGGGCTGAAGTGCGGTGGCGGCGGTGGGACACTTGGGGGGGCAGGAGGCGAGGGGGGCATGGCGGGGGTCAGCAGGGGAACCATTGGCCCTGGAGCCCCGTAGAGTCCAGTGGGGGACTCGGCCGGGGCCTGGTTGTAGAAGAAGAACGCACACTGGTGGATGAAGCACTCAATGATTGTCTGGTAGGTGCGCGTGGCCGTCAGGGCATCCATGGTGGTGAAGTCTGGACGCATCAGCGTGGGCCAAAAACAGATGGACAGGTTCTCACTGGTCATCAGGTTCACACGGTTCCATTGGCTTACCCTGGAAGATGGAAATAAAGATGCAAGAGTTTGATATAAGAAACTAGTCAAATTTTACCAGCATCTGTTTCAGGTCTGTTGATGTATATAGGTCACTGTAAGCAATGAGAGTATACAGTATCAAACCACAAACGCAAgctaaatttatatataaagattaaaattataattatgtTATAATTACTTCACACGAAAATAGGTTAGggatatttacttatttattattttgttctcaAGGGTGGAGAATATATTGTTACTGTTCAACAAAAAATCATCCATCTCCATTTTGGTCCAGATTTATATTATGACATCATTCTAAAGcgcaatttatacttctgcatcgaACCTACTGTGTAGGTGAAGTGTTGACATGCttctctccagaaatgtaactatgcGCCATGTCAGTGCAGACCGCAAGAATTCTGACTGGTCACTGCTCGGATGGATATGTTGAACCAAAGAGAACTTCTCTCCTCAACACTATAGAGACCGCAGACAGTAGTGGTCATAGATATCCTCAGATATGGTGTGAACATTAGGGATGAAGTGGGACTATACCGGAAAACGTGTCGGCTTTGGATTTGTTTCCTTCCTGGCACTTCATGTAAAttatgctctgtcccaaacaacaacctactccctaaatagtgcactttaaagatttataaaagtaattctactacATCACGGCACTGTGTATTACATAGTATAGATGAAGATGTTTGAGATACGGAGTAGGCTCTGTGTGGAGTCAACACAGAAGTATAATCGGCCtttacacagcagctgtccttcacatgtgaacatttcatgattaatggaccaatagaaatgtgtaaaaatttCTTGGAATTAAAAGTTTCACATTGACTTGTACTGAGAGTTAACATATTTtcccttctgtaaagttgctattttggagatacatgttttccattggacagcgacaatatataTTCTGATTTTAAGAAAATCTAAAGCAGGAGAAAAACAAGACTCTTACTTGTTCAAGTGGCTCATGACGTGTTTGAAGACTTCATAATTCTCACGGGGAAACCTCCTCAGCACATCCTTCATGGTCTGCAGCCTCTGCTCTCGATCATTAATTTCTGCACAAATGCATGTAATAattacaaacactaaacaatgcagaagagtaaaaaaaaaaaaaaaaaaaaaaaaaaaaagtaggctTAAATTATATTCTCCTATGTCTCCATAAAGTCTCATTTATACTCCCTCTGCATACAGAAAAGTATGCATGCGCTTCAAGCGATATAACCATCACTGCCCACATACTTTGTGTCAGCTCCTTTGACGTGGTTGTTGAGAAACACATCCAGTAGAGGGCAGTTTGGAGTAATAATCAAGGCCACTAAATACCTGTCTTACCAGTAAGGGAAATTGATGACACATTATTTCCAATACTTTCGGATGCCCACCAGGGCATTCAATTACTCGTTTTGCCAGGTAGCCTCGCACATCAAGCATGAGAACCGACATACAGTGTGCCTGTGAGTGAGGCAGAGCAATTAGCATCACCATGCACATCTTGCACTGCCCCCACAGTCTCCAGTGGTATTGCTTcttgtggagaacacaccaaactcctaacagacagtcacccggagtgggacttgaacccacaacctccaggtccctggagctgtgtgactgcgacactacctgctgcaccaccgtgccaccctgtgtACAGGATTCCTCAACCTATCAAAAGACAATGCAAAAATCTGACTGAAGCTTCCAGAGCATCCAGACAAAGGAAGGGACTAAAAATCTGATCGGAATCACATCACCTCCAAATGTGGGCTGGATCTGGAATACATGGGTTTTTCAGCTACTGCACAGTTCTGCCATTTCATGCTGGAGTCCAGTTGTTTCCTCTGCTCAAACACACCTGGTTCAAGCAGCTATCTTTAGCAAGTCCTTCACAAGCACTATTCATCATTTTGCAATAAGGAAAACAACTGTTGCAGCACTACCACATTAATCTGAAAGACATCATCAGAAGGTCTTCTAAACTATGAACTAAGGATTCTATGTAAATAATAGCAACCTGACAGTGGTTAACACTGAATAAACTAAAAGCTCACagtgtatttaataaaattcaaattAAGCAGTGACCAACTGCTTTTACAATCTGGGTTCACATTTTCCTCTGCAACTATAATCTGCTGTTGGAACTGCATAAGATTCAGATGTAAAGGCAGCCAAAATCAATACTAATGAATCTTtaaacccccccaccccccaactgACCACCTAGAATTTGCAGTGCCTGGTTGAACAGACAGGGACTATTACTCTTTTTTTGTTATCAAAATAACTAAGGCTTTGTTATACTCCTCTCTGTCTTGAGGGTCTCATTGTCCTCTGAATTATGTGAAAAATGGGTTCAATTTTTTGACAGTTTGGTGACGGGGCAATATGACAAATGGTTGTAATAAACAAAAGGCTTCTCTGAAAAGATTATGGCTCATCATCAGTGCCTACAGAACACTAAACAACCAGAGGCTTCTTTACAAAGAGTGTAGAATTAGTCCTGTTTAATTAGTGCAGCACGATATGTTAACAAGCTTCTGTGGTCTTTGTTTACGTGTGTCACTAACAGCACCATATACCTTTCAGTTAAAATACTGTGATGCAGATCATGCTTCATGAGAATGTCTGTAAGTATCTTGGTATTTTATTTCTGCCCACCATACatggaaaataaattaaaattaaagaaaattaacaaTGGAAGGATCTTACTGAAAGCTTCAACCAGCTCCACCTGGGCAGAGTATGGAACCAGGGGCTCAGGCAGCTCAGAGAAAAAGCTCTTCAAAGCTCCGGCCACTGTGTTTATTGTGAAGTCCTTCTCCACCAGGTCCAGGCCATGGTCtatgaaggaggaaaagaaagagaaagagagagaataaaccCGAGTGGTTTGACATTTGACCTTCCACACATTGATCCGAATGGGTTCTCTGGATGTGCACTCACCTTGCTCAAACTGCCTCTGCATGCTCTCCATCTCTGCCTTGTTCCCACTAACTCTGTAAATACCCTCTGTGGTCAaacctgagagacagagagacagacatagagagagcttagaagtaaatataaatatctggagAAAACAGATGACTAGATACATCTTTTTTagtaacaaaaaaaagaaaactaaatTCTTTAATTACTTGACAATCTCACTTCTGTACAAAAACTGCTGATATTCCATGTGTGTCAGCATGGAGGTCAGACTGTAAATAGTCTGTGCATCAGTGGCATTAGAAAAGAAAGAGGAACTAGAGTACCAGACAATTTAGGATTGAATTACGATCAGCAGTGCTTTAAAAGGAACTAACAATGCTGACACACCAAACATAAACccatcagaaaaaaaactaaatcctTCAATTTATTAATCCATAGACAATTCAAAACATCATGATTGTTTACTGAAGTTCTAATAATGTTCAGTTAGTCTAATCTCTAAGATAAGGTAGATTGAAATCAATTACCTGTGGCCTCAATGAATCGAATACATTTATCGATGAACAGTGGTATGGGTCTGTCAGGAGACACAACATTAACCAAAGGCACCCCAAAGTAATTACTCTCCAGAGGTTTGGAGATTGAGTGTCGAGGCTTTGGTCTGGTTTtctgtgaataaaaaaaataaagaaaagtagTAGATCTGAGTCAAATTACACCACATTTTATAGCAACAGTGTTTAAGCAACAGCATCAATGGTAGAAGTCATGTCCTACCACAACCCTTTTGATAAGGACAGTAGCAGTGTCAATATTGACCCAGAATATCAGCTGGGTTCATCACATTTTAAACGTTCATGTTGGTTGACAACAGCACaagaaatatttttatgaaCTTACTTTGCCTGGTCGACGAAGGCTCCTCAAAATGTTTCTCTTCTTGGGATCTTCCCCTTCCTCAATAAGTGATTCTCCCTTCAGCGTGGTCACTTCATCTTCCTTCGTCTTTGGAAGGACACCAAGCTCATCATCACTACCGATGGAGAAACTGGTGCGGAAGTTACTAAATTTGCCTAAACGCTTGGAGCGATCTCGGTATAGCCGTGGCTTGCCTCCTGCTGTAGAAAACTTGCGTCGACGCTCTAGAGAGCTGCCATCTCCTTCACTATCAGACCCGTTGCCACCTCCATTGGAGTGCATCCTGTTGGAATTCCGGATGGTGATGATCTTACCCTGTGTGCTGTCATGCGGCACAGAGTATATGTTCTCTTCATGGCTGGGTCGAGGCTTGGAAACGGCATCCATCGGCTCAGCATAATCCGAAGGATCATAGATCCCATCCCCTCCAGGAGGCCAGGTCACATTGGAGGTAAGGGACCGGCGATGGCTGACCGGGTCTGTGTAGGGGTTATAGTTGTGCTTTCGAAGGTCAAAAGTGACACTGGGTCTGGGCCTCACCTGTACAGGGACTTTGTTGTTCAGCTTGTTTTCAAAGGTGCTGAGTTCAGAGATGACCGAGAACGTGTCACCTGAATCAAGGTCAGGCAGTCTGAATCCACTATGAGAGGTGAGGGTGCTATCGTGGTAAGGCGGGGAGGCTTCCATGTCCTCCTCAGAGTCTAACAGCATTGTGACAGGGCTAGGGGAACCACACTGGGGTGAATACACATTCTCATTCATGCTACAGGCTTCTGCAACATTATCGTACATATGAGTGGCCTCCACGAGGGTCTTCTTCTCTACGACTTCCATGAAGAATGACTGAAGGAGATCTATTCGATGTAGTCCTCCAACAACTCCACCGGGTCCACAGATCACGCTAGCAAAACGACCCTCAATTTCACGGGCCAGATCCTCACCCTGGGTCAGCAGATCTCGAGCAAAATCAGAGTCTGTGAGCTCTGCCTGGGTTTCTCCTACAGCTATCAGCTGGACTGGAATGATGTCAGGAACCTCACAGAGGAAGGCACACAAGGTTTCAAACGAGGCCTTTCGACGAGCCGAGTAAACAGCTATGTACCCATGTACCAGCCGACTTTTACGCATGGTAAAAGCAGCATGGTATGACAGCAGGGACAGCTCTACTGTCTGTCTATGGCCACTCACGGTTAGGTCCAGCAGCACGGAAGTACTACTGGATTGCGGAGATGTTGGCCTGCAATGCTGAGGCAGCATGAAGGGTGCAAAAAGTTGGTCTACATCGTAAGAGTCCCCACACATTAGGCACATGACAACACGCAAATCTGCCTCTGGATTCTGGTCCTGCTGCAGGTCTCTGATACTTGGAGGCAGGGTTGGTGGGGGTGGAGAACTGCTACGGAAAACTGCATTCCTCCTCGAGTCCAGCAGACTTTTTAGGACCTGGTTTATCTGTCTTTCATTGACATTACGCCCATAGCCAGATCCAGGGGAGGCAGGTTCCAGAAAGTTACACTGCAGTTTCATAGCTACCTGCTGACCCTGAGAGATTAGGGTTTGGGCCGTCTCCCCACCAATATCACTCAAAGCTCCCACACCCCTTTTAGTGACTaacaaaagagagaggggaagtTGTGCTATGTGGTTTTCCCTCCTGCCAAGTGTAGATTCTCGCAGCTTCTCAATACTTTCCACAACATAAGACAAAGATTCCTTCGAATTATACAAACACAGGCACCCATGAGGTGTGAACGTGGCTGTATGGAAAGAGTTCACAGGAAGCCTCACATTGCCTTCAATGGGTCTTAGAATAAGCTCGTAGAGTTTACCTTCAAGCACGTACCGGTCATCATTGGTACACAAAGCCCGAATCTCATTAGCTAGCTCTCTTGCTAAACCATCCTTTCCCAAGATAACAAGATTGATACGATCTGCTTTGCTGTCATTCATGTGAGACTTTCCAAAGGAAGGGTAACGTGTGGGGAAGCATAAGGCCAATGTTTGCTCGATCTTGTTGTCAACACAGTGTGGGCAACTAGGGCAGGTATCCTTGGTTGGGTGATAAACAAAATGGATGTGCTTCAATACTAAAGCATCCCTTTCTGCctgcagcttctgcagtgcCTTGAATCGCAGCTCATCTCCAAGTACTTCTTGAATTGCTCCCATCTTTTCTTTACTTGGCTTGGCATCCACTTCAAGTTCATAGAAAAGCTCTGAATACTCCAGCAGAAGTTCCTGGAAATCCTCCTTTGCCCTGTCTATGATCACCTTTTGATGCCTATTGTAGATGTCCAAGTATTCTGGCTCCTCCAGCCACTGGTAGAAGTCTTCATTCATTATGAAGCTGCGTGCCTCTTCCCATGGTTTTCCAGGGGTGACAAAGGGTGAAGATGCCAGTTTCATCTTGAATTCATGTCGCATCTCAGCACGCCTGCTCTCATTACGCAGATGTTCAAGGTGAGCATCAAAAATTATTTCAGCTGCAGTCGTGTCCAGCACATCAAAAGGAATGCGTTCGTCCTCCATATTGTCGAGATGAGGGGTGTCCTCCCATGGTGCATCCTCTAACACAACAAACCAATGGTCAAAGTCCTTCTTAGACTCAAGCACCTTCTGCACCCCAGACCAGCTCAAATGCTCAATCTCATCCAGTTCAGATACTAAGGAACTCAAGGCCAGGGGAAGAGTTGAAAGGTATCCCTTCCGACGTCTCTCAATGTGCTCCTGTTTAAGTCGATGTATATGTTGCTGGAACAGTTTTTTTGCTTTAGCTGTACCTTctaaaaaaacatattccttGTATTCAGGGGCTGTTTGCATG from Hoplias malabaricus isolate fHopMal1 chromosome 2, fHopMal1.hap1, whole genome shotgun sequence encodes the following:
- the arhgap35b gene encoding rho GTPase-activating protein 35 isoform X2 translates to MMAKKQDSRTPTYNLVVVGLSGTEKEKGQCGVGKSCLCNRFVRPSADDFHLDHTSVLSTSDFGGRVVNNDHFLFWGEVERVLEDGADCRMHVVEQTEFIDDQTFQPHRSTALQPYIKRAASTKLASAEKLMYFCTDQLGLEQDFEQKQMPEGKLQVDGFLLCVDVSRGMNRNFDDQMKFVTNLYNHLGKTKKPVVLVLTKCDEGVERYIKDSHTFAITKKNLQVVETSARSNVNVDLAFLTLIQLIDKGRGKPKIIPYFEALKHQSQLIASAKDRYEWLVNHIVKNHNETWPNVSRRMQTAPEYKEYVFLEGTAKAKKLFQQHIHRLKQEHIERRRKGYLSTLPLALSSLVSELDEIEHLSWSGVQKVLESKKDFDHWFVVLEDAPWEDTPHLDNMEDERIPFDVLDTTAAEIIFDAHLEHLRNESRRAEMRHEFKMKLASSPFVTPGKPWEEARSFIMNEDFYQWLEEPEYLDIYNRHQKVIIDRAKEDFQELLLEYSELFYELEVDAKPSKEKMGAIQEVLGDELRFKALQKLQAERDALVLKHIHFVYHPTKDTCPSCPHCVDNKIEQTLALCFPTRYPSFGKSHMNDSKADRINLVILGKDGLARELANEIRALCTNDDRYVLEGKLYELILRPIEGNVRLPVNSFHTATFTPHGCLCLYNSKESLSYVVESIEKLRESTLGRRENHIAQLPLSLLLVTKRGVGALSDIGGETAQTLISQGQQVAMKLQCNFLEPASPGSGYGRNVNERQINQVLKSLLDSRRNAVFRSSSPPPPTLPPSIRDLQQDQNPEADLRVVMCLMCGDSYDVDQLFAPFMLPQHCRPTSPQSSSTSVLLDLTVSGHRQTVELSLLSYHAAFTMRKSRLVHGYIAVYSARRKASFETLCAFLCEVPDIIPVQLIAVGETQAELTDSDFARDLLTQGEDLAREIEGRFASVICGPGGVVGGLHRIDLLQSFFMEVVEKKTLVEATHMYDNVAEACSMNENVYSPQCGSPSPVTMLLDSEEDMEASPPYHDSTLTSHSGFRLPDLDSGDTFSVISELSTFENKLNNKVPVQVRPRPSVTFDLRKHNYNPYTDPVSHRRSLTSNVTWPPGGDGIYDPSDYAEPMDAVSKPRPSHEENIYSVPHDSTQGKIITIRNSNRMHSNGGGNGSDSEGDGSSLERRRKFSTAGGKPRLYRDRSKRLGKFSNFRTSFSIGSDDELGVLPKTKEDEVTTLKGESLIEEGEDPKKRNILRSLRRPGKKTRPKPRHSISKPLESNYFGVPLVNVVSPDRPIPLFIDKCIRFIEATGLTTEGIYRVSGNKAEMESMQRQFEQDHGLDLVEKDFTINTVAGALKSFFSELPEPLVPYSAQVELVEAFKINDREQRLQTMKDVLRRFPRENYEVFKHVMSHLNKVSQWNRVNLMTSENLSICFWPTLMRPDFTTMDALTATRTYQTIIECFIHQ
- the arhgap35b gene encoding rho GTPase-activating protein 35 isoform X1 encodes the protein MMAKKQDSRTPTYNLVVVGLSGTEKEKGQCGVGKSCLCNRFVRPSADDFHLDHTSVLSTSDFGGRVVNNDHFLFWGEVERVLEDGADCRMHVVEQTEFIDDQTFQPHRSTALQPYIKRAASTKLASAEKLMYFCTDQLGLEQDFEQKQMPEGKLQVDGFLLCVDVSRGMNRNFDDQMKFVTNLYNHLGKTKKPVVLVLTKCDEGVERYIKDSHTFAITKKNLQVVETSARSNVNVDLAFLTLIQLIDKGRGKPKIIPYFEALKHQSQLIASAKDRYEWLVNHIVKNHNETWPNVSRRMQTAPEYKEYVFLEGTAKAKKLFQQHIHRLKQEHIERRRKGYLSTLPLALSSLVSELDEIEHLSWSGVQKVLESKKDFDHWFVVLEDAPWEDTPHLDNMEDERIPFDVLDTTAAEIIFDAHLEHLRNESRRAEMRHEFKMKLASSPFVTPGKPWEEARSFIMNEDFYQWLEEPEYLDIYNRHQKVIIDRAKEDFQELLLEYSELFYELEVDAKPSKEKMGAIQEVLGDELRFKALQKLQAERDALVLKHIHFVYHPTKDTCPSCPHCVDNKIEQTLALCFPTRYPSFGKSHMNDSKADRINLVILGKDGLARELANEIRALCTNDDRYVLEGKLYELILRPIEGNVRLPVNSFHTATFTPHGCLCLYNSKESLSYVVESIEKLRESTLGRRENHIAQLPLSLLLVTKRGVGALSDIGGETAQTLISQGQQVAMKLQCNFLEPASPGSGYGRNVNERQINQVLKSLLDSRRNAVFRSSSPPPPTLPPSIRDLQQDQNPEADLRVVMCLMCGDSYDVDQLFAPFMLPQHCRPTSPQSSSTSVLLDLTVSGHRQTVELSLLSYHAAFTMRKSRLVHGYIAVYSARRKASFETLCAFLCEVPDIIPVQLIAVGETQAELTDSDFARDLLTQGEDLAREIEGRFASVICGPGGVVGGLHRIDLLQSFFMEVVEKKTLVEATHMYDNVAEACSMNENVYSPQCGSPSPVTMLLDSEEDMEASPPYHDSTLTSHSGFRLPDLDSGDTFSVISELSTFENKLNNKVPVQVRPRPSVTFDLRKHNYNPYTDPVSHRRSLTSNVTWPPGGDGIYDPSDYAEPMDAVSKPRPSHEENIYSVPHDSTQGKIITIRNSNRMHSNGGGNGSDSEGDGSSLERRRKFSTAGGKPRLYRDRSKRLGKFSNFRTSFSIGSDDELGVLPKTKEDEVTTLKGESLIEEGEDPKKRNILRSLRRPGKKTRPKPRHSISKPLESNYFGVPLVNVVSPDRPIPLFIDKCIRFIEATGLTTEGIYRVSGNKAEMESMQRQFEQDHGLDLVEKDFTINTVAGALKSFFSELPEPLVPYSAQVELVEAFKINDREQRLQTMKDVLRRFPRENYEVFKHVMSHLNKVSQWNRVNLMTSENLSICFWPTLMRPDFTTMDALTATRTYQTIIECFIHQCAFFFYNQAPAESPTGLYGAPGPMVPLLTPAMPPSPPAPPSVPPPPPHFSPLLHSPPNSPPQSPHAVPSEPQTL